Below is a genomic region from Raphanus sativus cultivar WK10039 chromosome 4, ASM80110v3, whole genome shotgun sequence.
CAAAACACAATCGCACAACCAACCCTCAAACTCTTCTTCCACACAAGTTGCGTGTAATGCAAACAATCTCCATTCGCCTTACATCGGTACGTCTTCCGGTCATAGTATTTCCTCTCCGAGGCCCACGCAACCACCGCGTTCCCAGGGGTCCACCCTTTTCCACTTCCCCAAAAGAGATTCTCCCCGTAAGGTCCACCGGAGTGGATAAGGTTGCAATCTCCACGGCGGGTTCGTGCCCACCGGGTGGCGTAGCGGGCGAGTTTGTTGCTCCATTTGAGAGGAGGGAGACGAAGCTTGGCTCTTAAGATGTTGTGTGGTTGTAGAAACTGCTGTTGGATGGTGTTGCGGGTTAGGGTTTGGTATTGAGAAGAAGCTAGTGTTGGTGTTTTGTTGGATGGGAGTTgaaaagagagagatggaagTGGAGTGATGATAGAGATGGTGATGGTAATGGTGAATATCAAAGTTTTAAGTTCCATTGGGAAGAGATGAGTTAGATTTGATTGTAACACTCTAGATCTATAGTACaccattatatatatacaaacacTATTGTTTATATCTTCATGTTTGTATGTACATGTCACCGAAAGAATCTAAGCACATGCTATGTTAATAATGTGCAAATGACAACTGCTAATTATTTCGCGGTGGAACATCCCTTGATTATTTGTAGGAATGATTCTTTTCAAACAAATCATAGATTATAAAGCTATTAAACCATTTTATATCACTGTTTTGTAGAATGTTGCaaatagataaacaaaaattaatagcATAAGGAATTTTACAGATCAAAATTAGCAACTAGTGTATAGCTACCAAACCAAATACTAATAATATGCTTGTGAACACGTCtcaaaaatgattttcttttagcAATAGTTGATTTCAATCAAAAgaataattacaaatattttgacCACTAAGTAAGTTTGAATCCATGGAACGAGTAGTTTAATTACAACATGTTTACGATGCATGTTTACGAGGCTACGATGCATGTTTATGAGGCGGATGCTGTGCTATATAGAACGTGACTAAAATTCAGGAAgcctgaatatttttttatcaaacttaTTCCTCAATGATCAAATAACATTATGAAGCTTGTAATCATATTGGGTTTCAATTGTTTTTACACTTTCTTATAATCGAAAACGGCTAAGGAATATGAAATTAGTTGATAGTCAATTGCTTTGTAACATTCCGGTTATAatactttctcaaaaaaaacatTCCGGTTATAATATATAGTAGTGTATGCTAAAAGTTTAAATGAAGTTGATTTGATTACTTatgtaaaaaaatgtaattattttCGACTGgcattaaaaatccaaaataaagtttatttaagactaaataataatatattatataatttatcagaAGTGAATTGTGATGTCATAtgctaaaaccaaaaaaatataaatggtaACTAAAAagatagtaaataaatatttagagCTTTTGGAAAATTAATGTATGTACCGGACCATCTATTAGATGTTAGGGCCAGAGGTGGCCATGACCCATGGCAAATGAAGCATGAGCTTCTGGCCGCCGGCCGCCTTTATAATAAGTGAAAGATGGGCCAAACTTTTCCAAAAGTCTATGTTGTTCTAGTGGTCTAAATGCCTATTGTGTCAAATCCTGCATTTCGGccacatttttttgttttggcttGTAGCATTTAGATTTGTAGAACTGGCTCTGGTTAGGAGTAACGGACCGAGTAAGCATATCCGTCGATAGGCGGGATCGATCGGAGCGATAAACTTGTATTGAGCAGGTGAAAGTCTAACCGGATGTCCTAGACTCCTAAACCGGTAATTCAAATCCTTATTACGCTCACTTGATAAAGTATTGGgcttttgtccaaaaaaaaaaagtattgggCTTATTCTCGAAAACAATTAGAACATACAAACTGGGCTTTTCATCAATAATTATTTGGGCCTTTGAGGTTGACTCGTTCTCTCCGTTCTTCGtccaaacaaacaataaaaaaaaaacgaacccCACCATTTTGTAATCTCATCACACCCTGTGCAGCGAGTGTTTGTTTCCCTGAGATCCAAATCTCTCTTCGATCCAAAGCTTTTTCAAGTCCGTGGATCTCCtcctctatctctctctctctctggatcTCGTACCTTGAGGTTCGTTTCTCTGTTACAca
It encodes:
- the LOC108853112 gene encoding pathogenesis-related protein PRB1-3: MELKTLIFTITITISIITPLPSLSFQLPSNKTPTLASSQYQTLTRNTIQQQFLQPHNILRAKLRLPPLKWSNKLARYATRWARTRRGDCNLIHSGGPYGENLFWGSGKGWTPGNAVVAWASERKYYDRKTYRCKANGDCLHYTQLVWKKSLRVGCAIVFCKSGDTFIICNYDPPGNIVGQPPF